The DNA sequence AGATCCTATGCCTTTGTTATTTCGGTTATCCATTTTTTCAGCAGTTGAGAAAGTATGGAATCCTCCGTCAAAACTTAATTTTGAATTTGCTTTTACAGACACTCCACCGTATAAATCAAGTAACCCTTGCTTAGGTAAGGTTGCCCAATACTCCATAGATCCATTAAAAGAATGGTTAGCTCCATAAAGTTTATTAAAGGTGTGATCTTTAGATTTTGATAACATGGATTTGGAACCTGAATAATAATCAACCCCTACGTTAGCTGAAATGAAATCGGAGAATCTGTACTTAGTTTTCAATGCTAATAAAGAAGCATCTAATTTACTGTCAGATCTGTCATATCCAAACTGGTAATATCCGGTTGCATAAAATGAAAAAGGAATGCTGCGATCATCTAATCCAAAGTTAGCTCCTACTGTATTTCTAAAGATAGAAGTTTTTACTTCTTCAGGAACTTCTCCTTTTTGGAAACCTTCATTAACCCATATGGCAGAAGCTGTAAATTTTCCAATTGGTTTATATAACCAAGTATAGAATAATGATTTATAACTTTTGTCATACACAGATTCATAAAGGACATCTGCCGCATTGTTCCAACCTCCTCCGACATGTGCTTTAAATTTAGAAGTTTCGTATTTTAATTTTAAAAGGTCATGTGCATTAGGGGTATTGCTCCAATTACCGGATGAAAAAAGACGCTTGTCGTCATATTCTAATATTTGACGTCCTAAAACTCCTGAAAATTCAGGGGTAAAGAAATATTCTGCCCAAGCTTCGTATACTCCTAAATTATTTCCGGTTTTATTTATTCCATTTGATCCGTACGTTTCCGTATCTTGTAAAGTAATTTTAACTTTATAATCTTTTTCAGAATAAGTAGCACCCAATCGTACCCTTAAGTTATTCACATAAGCAGCATCTAAAGAATCTGCCAAAGGCTTACGAAAACCACTTCTTAATTCTCCTCTGGTTCTCAGTTCTCCGTCAATTTTAATTTTCTGTGCAGTTAAGAGACTTAAACTCCCTAAACTAAAAAACAACAAATACCAAATTTTTTTGTGTTTCATAAATTTAATTTTAGTTAATAATTAATTTTCTCTATTTAAACAATCGTTTATCCCAATTTTCAATGGTTCCATTTTCTAAACGATTGCTAAATATTTTTTTCCAACTTAGTGCTAATGATTTTATCTTTAATAATTTGTTTAAAATTTCCTTATCTAAACAATTTTCTTTTTTATATAAAATAGTTAATAAATAGGTTAAACTATACTCGGGGTATGGCCGATCTATTAGCTCAATAGTATCTCCTTGTTTCAAACTTCCTTCTTCCAATACACGATAATACCATCCTGTTTTTAAACTTTCTTGTACTCTAAGCGACATATCACTGCATTGAAAATGATAATTTAATTTCCAACACGGTTGTCTGGCTTGACTTACTTCTAACACGCAGCTGCCTATTTTATAAATATCTCCGATCATAACCGTTTCTTCCGTCATTCCTAATGAGGAAATATTTTCGCCGAATGCTCCTGATTTCTCTAATAAAGGAAGTTCAGGCAAAGACGTTTTCCAATATTCATAATTTTCAAAGGCATATTGATGTACCGCTTTTTCTTCTCCTCCATGATTGATCTTATCACTCTGTTCATCATTAATTAATCCCAATTTGGATACTTTTTGCGAATCGGTAACTTTTTTTTTGTTAATGGCGCTTTGATATTCTGTGTTAGCCAAGCGTTGTATTTTACCCGCATGTAAAGAGCTAATTAAAGGTTTTTTCATGGTTTTATTGTTTGTTTTCTTTCCATTGGTAGCTGTTATCGCTAAATATTTCTTTACCCCAAATGGGAAGTTCTTTTTTTATTCTCTCAACTAATTCGTCACTAGCCAGCATAGCAGGTTTTCTATGTTTAGATGATGTAAAAACAAAAAGACAAATTCCGCCTTTTTTTACCAAACCGAGGCTATGATATACATGCATGCACAACAAATCGTATTTAGAAAATATTTCTTCCCGTAGTTGTGAAAGTTTTTCAACGGCCATTTCTTGATAGGCGGTAAATTCTATTCCTTCAACTTCCTTTCCTTCAACTATATCTGCTCTAACTTGTCCTAAAAAAATACTATGTCCTCCAATATCTTTTTTATGAGTATGGCTTTGAATACTTTCAGAAATAAATTCAGCGGGTATAGCTCCCTCTAAAAATGGATATATTTTTTTCATATAATTTTCTATTTAAAAAATCGTGTCAATTCCGTTTCGAATATGCCATACAGCTTTATTGGGAAACAATTCTTTGGCTATCTCGACAGCTCGGCTGCTGCGTATTCCCGTTTTACAAACAAATACAATTGTGTCAAATTTTTCAAGAATAGGTATATTTTCTTCAATCACAGACAACGGAATTTGTATATAGTCGAAACCGGAAATTTTGGGTAGTTCATTTTCATTTCTTACATCAACCAGTATCGATTTTTCATTGGAAAGTACTTCTTCCAACCGGGAAAGATTTTCAATTTCATTTTCGGATGAAAAAATTCCACAACTACATTCATAATCGACTGCTTTAAATTCATCTTCATTTTTTGGAGTTGAATTTTTTTCCGACTCGGCAAAATTAATAATTCGAGTACTATAATACAAGATGTTAAATATCATTAATTTATGTACTAAAGGTTCTCCGATACCTGTAATTAATTTTATAACTTCTTGGGCTTGAATAGTGCCAATTATACCCGTCAGAGTGCCCAAAACTCCTGTCTCATTGCAGGTTGGAACTTCTGAAGGTTTGGGTGGATCAGGAAACAAATCTCTGTAATTGGTTTTCATTTTATCTTTTTCCACATTGAATACAGAAACTTGACCTTCATATTGGTAAATGGCTCCATATACTAAGGGAATATTTTTTAAGGTACAAATATCATTAAGAAGGTACCGTACCTGAAAATTATCTGTACAATCTACAACGATTTCATAGAAATTTATAAGTTTATAAACGTTTTTTGAAGTAACCTTTTCCTTGAAAGAGATAATTTTAATAGTTGAGTTCATTTCTTCCAACCTTTCTTTTGCTGCTTCCGATTTAAACTTTCCTATATCGCCTTCTTTGAATAAAATTTGTCTATGTAAATTGGTTAATTCAACAGTATCATAATCAACAATTCCCAATTGTCCAACTCCGGCTGAAGCTAAATATTGAAGCACGGGGCAACCCAATCCTCCTGCTCCCACCACCAATACACGAGACTTACAAAGTTTATTCTGGGCTTCCAGACCAAATCCGGACAAAATTATTTGTCTGTTATATCTTTTAAAATCCATCGATTGATTAAATTAAATTTTTATCCTCCGGAATATGGCGGAAGTAAAGCTATTTCTGCACCTTCCGGTATCGGGTCTGTTTCTTTTGTATTTTGGTTATTAACAATAATCAAATAATTTAAAGATTTTAATTCAGGAAAATAAGTTTCCAATATTTCTTTAAGTTCTGAAACAGTATTAACTTTATCATTTAGTTGATATTTTTCATTCTGAAAAATATCGGTTAATTTCCCGAAAATTTTAATATTCATATTGTTTTAAAATTTTTTTCAATTTTCTTAAATTCTTCTTGGGTATTTATATTTGAAAAGATATCTTTTTCAATTATCTCAGTTAGGTCAATTACTTTAGATTCGGATTCTATAATAAATTCCGTCAATTTTAATTGGTTATCAGTTAGTTTATCTTCAATAAATTGTAGTGCATCATAAGTATAAATTCCAAACAATGGTTGAATTCTTCCGTTATAACTTGCTATGGTGGCTAAATTAGTACTGAGGTTGTTAACTAGATAATTAATTGCTTCGTGGGTAATAAAAGGCATATCACAACTTACAACAAATACATCTTTCTTTGAGTAATCTAATGCTGCATGAATTCCTCCCAATGGTCCTTTATTTTTAATCTTATCTGCAACCAATTCTAAACCGAATTGTTTATATTCTTCTTTATCCGTATTAATTTTAACCGATGGAAAACATTGGGATAAAACTTCAATGCTGTATTGTATTATAGGAATTCCGTTTAGTTTTTTTAAACCTTTATCCTCTCCCATGCGAGTACTTTTTCCTCCTGCAAGGATATAAGCTTCCATTGTTATAAAGTTTTGGTTTTAAACAAATTAAACTGTCCGTTTATTTTTTTATATTCTTCCACAATTTTTTTCCCTTCTTTAGTCAAGAAAGCACCTCCCCCATTTTTACCTCCCAGATTTTTAAAAACCAGCGGTGTATTGGAATATTCGTTCATTTCTCTTACCATTCCCCAAGCTTTTCTATAAGGTATGCCGATTTCTCTGGCCGCTGCGGCTATAGAACCGGTCTCCTCAATACTGTTCAATAGTTCGGCCCGTCCCCTGCCTATTTTTAAGCCGTGGGTAGTTTCTAACCAAATATATCCTTCTATTTTTAAATTCTCCATACTGTAACTTTTTCCCCTTGACGGATCATTCTTTCCTCTCCCGATATTTCTACTATACAATTCGCGCTACTGAATGAGTTCATTTTATAGGATTCTTGAGAGGATGTTATGCTTACCTCTCCATTTTTTAAATGCCCTTTTAAAAAATTAGTGAGTTTATTTTTTTTGTTAAAGTCATTTAGCAACTGGGCATCTTCATAGGAATTAAAAATATGATTTTCCCCTTTCAATCCTTTTAAGAAAGGACGAACATATTGATAAAAACACGTTAAAACGGATGCGGGATTACCGGGTAAGGCAAATACATAATGTTGATCTTTTTTACCAAAATATAGTGGTTTACCCGGTTTTTGCTGAATTTTATAAAAAAGTTGGTGTATCTCTGCTCTTTCTAAGCTTTCTTTTACATAATCATAATCTCCTACAGAAATACCTCCTGTAAGCAATAATACATCAACTTCAGCTATTCTTGTTTGGATTTCACGAAATGTTTTTTCTTTATCATCAGAAACTTTTACTATAAATTCAACTGAAATATCCATTTCTTTTAAAGCAGATTGCAGCGTAATTGAGTTACTCTCATATATTTGTCCTTTTTTTAAAGGTGTTCCTGCCGTAACTAATTCATTCCCTGTAACAATAATACCAATTTTTGGTGAAGAAAAAACGTGTACCTTTTCAATTCCAAAACCTGCTAACATACCTATAACACCCGGTGTAATCAATGTGTTTTCTGCTGCCACTAATTCACCCTTTTTTGTTTGAGAACCTAGGGGGCGTATGTTATCTCCTTTTTGAAATTCTCCTTTTTGAACTATTAATTTATTATTTTCAACGGTTGCTTTTTCTTGCATGACTACTATATCTGCGCCGATCGGAATCATTGCTCCGGTAAATATTCGAGCTGCTTCTCCTCTCTTTAGAGTTGGCAATTCAGTTTGTCCCGCTTGTATGATGTATTTAACCGTTATTTCATTTTTATCCATCCAATCTTGATAACAAAAAGCGTATCCGTCCATCGCTGAATTGGTAAAATTCGGTACGTCTATGGGTGCATATATCGGTTTAGCTATATACGAATGCAAAGAATCGCTCAAATTCTTCTCACGAATGGGACATTTAATACGTATTTCATTGGAAATAAGGGTTCTCGCTTCAGATACTGTTATAAATTCATTCATGTTTCAATAGGTTTTTTTTAGCATATCGAAAAGAAAAGTTAACCGCCAATTTTAATCATACTCCTGTTTTTAAGATATTCGGGATTTAATTTTACAAAATTTTCAAATTGACCTCCCATCTTTTTATGTTTGTTTTTTAGAAAGGATTGTATGATTGGTTCTATGTCTTCACCTTTTCGTAAGGTTCCTAAAATATCAAATTCATCTTTACCAAAGAGACAATTTTTCATCTTTCCGTCAGCGGTAATTCTCATTCTATTACATCCTTGACAAAAAGGTTGACTCATGGTTGTTATAAAGGCAAAAGTTCCTTCATAACCTTTAACTTTGAATTTTTTGGTTGTATCGTGGTTGTGATCCTGAATTTTCTCATAAATAAAATGAGAATCTATTTCATCCAACATTTCGTCCATAGTAATTACCTTATTTTTTTCCCATTGATTTCCATTAAAGGGCATAAATTCTATAAAACGAACTTGTATAGGAAAATTTTTGGTTAATGAGATGAAGTCTTTTATTTCGTCATCATTAACATTTTTCATTAATACTGTGTTGAGCTTAACTTGAAAACCTCGGTTTACGAAAAGTAAAATATTATTCCAAACTTGAGAGAATGCATTACGCTTTGTAAGGAATTTAAATTTTTCTTCTTGTAAACTGTCAATGCTGATATTTACTGTATGCAATCCTATCTCTTTTAATAAATCCGCATACTTATGTAAAAGCACCCCGTTGGTTGTTAAATTCAATTCTACCGGTAAAGTAGACAACCTTTTAACTATTTCTTCAAAATCACGTCTTACCAAAGGTTCTCCTCCGGTAAGACGTATTTTATTTATTTGATATTTAGTAAACGTTTTAGCTATGCTGAAAATTTCATCCGGACTCATTAATTTTCCGTAAGGCAAACACTGCATTTTTTCATTGGGCATGCAATAAATGCAACGAAAATTACAACTGTCTGTAAGAGAAATTCTCAAATAATTATGAATTCGATTATAACTATCAACTAGTTTATTCATATTTATTATTCGGATCTTTTTTTAGATTTTTAGGTGGTTCCGGTAAATATCTTAGTAAAAAGACAGCCGAGAAGAAAAGAAAAACCGAACCTCCAAATGTTGCCCATGCAAACGCCTGGTTGTCATCTAACGCATTGTTCAATGCTCCATACATCATCCATACCTGCAAGGTTAAAATTAATATTAATATAACAATAATTGCAGACATTAATGTATTAATTTTATTAGAATTTGCTGAATTTTGAACTTCTTTGAAATTATTCATATTCTTAGGCTTTATCTTTATCTGTTACGTATACTTTTCCATCTCTTATTACAACAGACAGTTGTGGTAAGGGTCTTGGCGGCGGACCTTGCAGTACTTCTCCTGTTTCAGGATTAAAAAACCCTTTATGACAAGGACAAACGATTTTATTTTGATCGTGATCATATAATACCGCACAAGATAAATGAGTACATTTTTGTTCAAAACATCTCCATTTATCTTCACCTAAATGTATAAGTATATAGGGTACTTTATGGTTTTCATTAATTACAAAGGCTTTCATCTTTCCAATAGGAACTTCTGTTGAATTACAAACAAAATATTCTTCATCCAGCCTTTTTTTAGGAAATAATAAAGATTTAGCAGCTATTGCACCGTTTCCTATAGCTAATCCACCGGATAGTAGGCATAAAAACTTTGCAAATTCTCTTCTTGAAACATGCGTTGCTTCATCCTGCTTTATAGGAAAATCTGTTTTCCAAATGGGTTTCTCTTTATCTTTTTTTGACATTTTCTTCAATATTATTAGTGAACTTTTAACTCGGTACTTCCTTTTGGCATCATAATATTTACTTTGGTAACTACTTCTTGTTTACCAAAAATAAACTTATTCACCGGTGTACTGTTCGGACGTTTTGCTTCTATTTCTTCTAAAGTTCCATAGAATAGTGCTCCACTAGGACAAACCGTTGCGCACATAGGTTTTAGTCCTGCACTGGTACGGTCGTAACACATATTACATTTCATCATTAGTTCTGCTTCTTCCATTTTTTTAGGTACTCCGAATGGACAAGCCATTACGCAGTTAGAACATCCGATACAACGAGAAGTATTTGCTGAATGTACTACACCGAAAGTATCTTTAGTTATGGCATCAGCCGGACAAACATTAGCACAAACGGGGTCATCGCAGTGCATACAAACCTGTACAGTGGTTTGTATGGTATGTTTACGATCAACATAATGGATATTGATCATACTGTCCTGTCCGTTAGTTTCACATTCAGCACACGCCATTTCACATGCATGACATCCAATACACCTTTGCATGTCCACGAAAAAGCCTACATTTTTATTATATTCTGTACTTACCATATTTTCTAATTTATCCAATTGAACTTTGGAATGCTTTGGATTCTTCTTCTTTTGATAATTTTTTACCTGTATTAATTAATTTACATGCACATACTTTAAATTCGGGCATTTTGGAAACAGCATCTAAAGTTGATATTGTTAATTGATTCACCGAATGTTTTCCTCCCCAGTGATACGGTATAAATACGGTATCTTCTCTGATGGTTTCTACTACATTGGCAGGAACTATCATTTCTCCTCTTCGAGTTACTACTCGAATTAAATCACTATCTTGTATACCGTATTTTTGTGCCAGATTAGGATGTATTTCTAATAAAGGTTCAGGATATTGGTCCACCAATTTTCCGATCCTTCTGGTTTGCGTACCGCTTAGATATTGAGAAACAACCCGTCCTGTAGTTAAAATAATCGGATATTCTTCATCGGTCATTTCTGAAGATAAGCGATAAGGGGCCGGATTGAAATGTGCTTTTCCATCAGGTGTTTTAAATTTATAATCTTCCCAAAGCCTAGGAGTACCCGGATGTCCAATTTCGGGACAAGGCCAAAAAACTCCCATTTCTTTTTCAATTCGATCATAAGTTATTCCATAATAATCAGCTCTACTATTTCTGGAAGCTATTCTCAATTCATTGAAAATTTCTTCGCTGTTTTTATACGGAAAATAAGATTCTACACCTAACCTTCTGGCTAATTCCAAAATAATACTGGTATCGGTTCTGGCATCTCCCGGAGGGGTTACACATTGACGCACACGAACTACCCTTCCTTCTGCTGTGGTAACCGTACCTTCTTCTTCTTC is a window from the Apibacter sp. B3706 genome containing:
- a CDS encoding DUF6755 family protein, whose protein sequence is MNNFKEVQNSANSNKINTLMSAIIVILILILTLQVWMMYGALNNALDDNQAFAWATFGGSVFLFFSAVFLLRYLPEPPKNLKKDPNNKYE
- a CDS encoding MOSC domain-containing protein; translated protein: MKKPLISSLHAGKIQRLANTEYQSAINKKKVTDSQKVSKLGLINDEQSDKINHGGEEKAVHQYAFENYEYWKTSLPELPLLEKSGAFGENISSLGMTEETVMIGDIYKIGSCVLEVSQARQPCWKLNYHFQCSDMSLRVQESLKTGWYYRVLEEGSLKQGDTIELIDRPYPEYSLTYLLTILYKKENCLDKEILNKLLKIKSLALSWKKIFSNRLENGTIENWDKRLFK
- a CDS encoding MoaD/ThiS family protein; the encoded protein is MNIKIFGKLTDIFQNEKYQLNDKVNTVSELKEILETYFPELKSLNYLIIVNNQNTKETDPIPEGAEIALLPPYSGG
- a CDS encoding winged helix-turn-helix domain-containing protein: MENLKIEGYIWLETTHGLKIGRGRAELLNSIEETGSIAAAAREIGIPYRKAWGMVREMNEYSNTPLVFKNLGGKNGGGAFLTKEGKKIVEEYKKINGQFNLFKTKTL
- a CDS encoding molybdenum cofactor guanylyltransferase, whose product is MEAYILAGGKSTRMGEDKGLKKLNGIPIIQYSIEVLSQCFPSVKINTDKEEYKQFGLELVADKIKNKGPLGGIHAALDYSKKDVFVVSCDMPFITHEAINYLVNNLSTNLATIASYNGRIQPLFGIYTYDALQFIEDKLTDNQLKLTEFIIESESKVIDLTEIIEKDIFSNINTQEEFKKIEKNFKTI
- a CDS encoding Rieske (2Fe-2S) protein; this translates as MSKKDKEKPIWKTDFPIKQDEATHVSRREFAKFLCLLSGGLAIGNGAIAAKSLLFPKKRLDEEYFVCNSTEVPIGKMKAFVINENHKVPYILIHLGEDKWRCFEQKCTHLSCAVLYDHDQNKIVCPCHKGFFNPETGEVLQGPPPRPLPQLSVVIRDGKVYVTDKDKA
- a CDS encoding molybdenum cofactor biosynthesis protein MoaE; its protein translation is MKKIYPFLEGAIPAEFISESIQSHTHKKDIGGHSIFLGQVRADIVEGKEVEGIEFTAYQEMAVEKLSQLREEIFSKYDLLCMHVYHSLGLVKKGGICLFVFTSSKHRKPAMLASDELVERIKKELPIWGKEIFSDNSYQWKENKQ
- a CDS encoding 4Fe-4S dicluster domain-containing protein is translated as MVSTEYNKNVGFFVDMQRCIGCHACEMACAECETNGQDSMINIHYVDRKHTIQTTVQVCMHCDDPVCANVCPADAITKDTFGVVHSANTSRCIGCSNCVMACPFGVPKKMEEAELMMKCNMCYDRTSAGLKPMCATVCPSGALFYGTLEEIEAKRPNSTPVNKFIFGKQEVVTKVNIMMPKGSTELKVH
- a CDS encoding molybdopterin molybdotransferase MoeA, yielding MNEFITVSEARTLISNEIRIKCPIREKNLSDSLHSYIAKPIYAPIDVPNFTNSAMDGYAFCYQDWMDKNEITVKYIIQAGQTELPTLKRGEAARIFTGAMIPIGADIVVMQEKATVENNKLIVQKGEFQKGDNIRPLGSQTKKGELVAAENTLITPGVIGMLAGFGIEKVHVFSSPKIGIIVTGNELVTAGTPLKKGQIYESNSITLQSALKEMDISVEFIVKVSDDKEKTFREIQTRIAEVDVLLLTGGISVGDYDYVKESLERAEIHQLFYKIQQKPGKPLYFGKKDQHYVFALPGNPASVLTCFYQYVRPFLKGLKGENHIFNSYEDAQLLNDFNKKNKLTNFLKGHLKNGEVSITSSQESYKMNSFSSANCIVEISGEERMIRQGEKVTVWRI
- a CDS encoding alginate export family protein — translated: MKHKKIWYLLFFSLGSLSLLTAQKIKIDGELRTRGELRSGFRKPLADSLDAAYVNNLRVRLGATYSEKDYKVKITLQDTETYGSNGINKTGNNLGVYEAWAEYFFTPEFSGVLGRQILEYDDKRLFSSGNWSNTPNAHDLLKLKYETSKFKAHVGGGWNNAADVLYESVYDKSYKSLFYTWLYKPIGKFTASAIWVNEGFQKGEVPEEVKTSIFRNTVGANFGLDDRSIPFSFYATGYYQFGYDRSDSKLDASLLALKTKYRFSDFISANVGVDYYSGSKSMLSKSKDHTFNKLYGANHSFNGSMEYWATLPKQGLLDLYGGVSVKANSKLSFDGGFHTFSTAEKMDNRNNKGIGSEIDLLADYTVSQTLSLQAGWSTYMKNKGTRILKDQLGVDTKFPQWAYIMITFKPVFFSTKAEK
- the moaA gene encoding GTP 3',8-cyclase MoaA, whose protein sequence is MNKLVDSYNRIHNYLRISLTDSCNFRCIYCMPNEKMQCLPYGKLMSPDEIFSIAKTFTKYQINKIRLTGGEPLVRRDFEEIVKRLSTLPVELNLTTNGVLLHKYADLLKEIGLHTVNISIDSLQEEKFKFLTKRNAFSQVWNNILLFVNRGFQVKLNTVLMKNVNDDEIKDFISLTKNFPIQVRFIEFMPFNGNQWEKNKVITMDEMLDEIDSHFIYEKIQDHNHDTTKKFKVKGYEGTFAFITTMSQPFCQGCNRMRITADGKMKNCLFGKDEFDILGTLRKGEDIEPIIQSFLKNKHKKMGGQFENFVKLNPEYLKNRSMIKIGG
- the moeB gene encoding HesA/MoeB/ThiF family protein; its protein translation is MDFKRYNRQIILSGFGLEAQNKLCKSRVLVVGAGGLGCPVLQYLASAGVGQLGIVDYDTVELTNLHRQILFKEGDIGKFKSEAAKERLEEMNSTIKIISFKEKVTSKNVYKLINFYEIVVDCTDNFQVRYLLNDICTLKNIPLVYGAIYQYEGQVSVFNVEKDKMKTNYRDLFPDPPKPSEVPTCNETGVLGTLTGIIGTIQAQEVIKLITGIGEPLVHKLMIFNILYYSTRIINFAESEKNSTPKNEDEFKAVDYECSCGIFSSENEIENLSRLEEVLSNEKSILVDVRNENELPKISGFDYIQIPLSVIEENIPILEKFDTIVFVCKTGIRSSRAVEIAKELFPNKAVWHIRNGIDTIF